A part of Rhopalosiphum maidis isolate BTI-1 chromosome 3, ASM367621v3, whole genome shotgun sequence genomic DNA contains:
- the LOC113555598 gene encoding protein unc-80 homolog isoform X1, whose protein sequence is MENNPLNWNDLTTANDLPVPINLQNFFWGLTSAFIRPKVGKLHENSCLFCQHTAGHHEMKEACKTFERLLVLDSQIDLPQKLKDEIKLLPRWNIIQASFPHIIHSTVAILQNRKGTNIQYIGPIESKLLLILHWIIQDAPDECADSDYEKGTFQTLPHYYLFNIPTMTLFIYLIAPLINQVKESDLITNGLESGLKMWQAFWDNRTPNIASFSAHCKPKPKSLWYNLKRLSQEKLRNQEYNSRTISASVSSPHNINHNEYCQSKSLDDEIWITSPKEKCFPETIPEESSSTEDEQVVIFHIPPYEEYINNADNLQNNYQGKPSIFQLPVGKSDSIYTYEDLAAITLPEMKQLQKKMRIGNSKKKMTGSSSYKSSSFLTEESVSIDLNAATFLDVAVLRCLFVPQWCEEGVYWSLQFLYHRLQSINENIKIKQEPRRRSNSLPIPKIEVSFHHEPDFRGRIVKPNYSNIFDAGDNSPEMIKDRKRTFFEDRDVTNLHSRHASERIKKKKKIVDLKAFAVGRKLLSKSEKNLQKIDYINDVMMLEPCHDGYANEELPNPLIKKLEFLFQNNKTGFLNRGKSLPSLRVNDIKHVKSFLNPIITITEHSGITSPDINFYKAKFFDEFPFDNVFPQGQKLSKEFRQSNLTRSQTDSNITYISEEVAEVPGSLNYITKDGDVDFEVVLRAIHFSVYQVNTCKTFRVCEVVINLLELLLDLGILNQSWHGDVSKVPNTSLHNISPEYLVHLSYSKPLSAHALAMSSIIKIIQNLGCPHSCGEGHRGPPANFVRTQCQCLLNRLKQYDKRQFSNYLRHFVKNNSLTFIINFIHSYIGFCTEPMQILSPMYNKRKSLDTISQMSGSPSGYGPSICSKGNEYHVISVIFRSLITRVVMSYKELKHPENTDIYNTLRFLIGYVKDTHSSIFRRVMLSGLLDTANRNNEKHCNIQTTRVIRHIPIHDHDEHSKSITEPFVLDRTNRKLLFKKRNTIASYSNAFENQISDDIRNQMSSVSLKRRKNPMLVSKPSEGSMQCSKKSYTNRLQIKEIVNWISSKSSVHECRTRPQGLSSSYDSSSDVGSLVRQAANLHQSYCRGSKKSRTGMSHTFKKTKKRMGHHLNKYVFRKGRKKDKSTEDSQGSYLSRRDSLDDGDHPHQSEFVVLKERKLVQIKQLRAGIQRFSIMMEMCGPGSVPDANFISAAFDLPNTPVLARAVFLLECCHFVHGCNKGQWSTWIRMVRPSGLNFKQSVISGAKKSVVVQHNAGKLFRQWGEIIAARLDEMISEDKKQLPHVLSCIADEANQRELQNEDEEEDFLDETSGISRMFSCPMVLRLIACMLFLEITSYLRETYRSLPKTRPSNPYTTLPVTSNAWERERQSHSREGRRWSMALSSMGHSQASAQSLQSISGEKDQEMEKSGNELLQSHLKPEEEVSRKSSVIVATNVLTKLRRHAKLIKEKRAPADKGKTCLKRNDCESGQSNENSNSNVHFNQWDETSSANTDDKRNKGASQSTVHPLSQRKSMAGSIKRYSLKLRRNTKEGIKEIMSSDGDYRSDTSDGCAAVIPGEISGEDESGAMMSDDHAPTSPCESNETDDTTYFMPWLKTVIQINKSFDHSCTHQSFCHPFCYKRQMRSCSRLIKAIRKLYGEEFGLMASLEGSGDFEEFGMITKIDAKKNFQLSSCQSSPNKRKDSLGKIENSNLLYNLGESMSSNKKMLLKSDSKVHEKNDSKNTNEDKNDPPIILKYIKNQVHDIFHCSMALLIKAAVVLTEEQVLDILPIAWEFLLDPNQELVASSSTLFIIAAFKAPQKCIELISSSLTNKDPIIRANAILKFHILWKNRFQPWPRMEEGAHNSFRIPPPGIEFTLTSPKIGIECLPIVDPPWMPQVETKVEEVTIGQDTHRSLVTATKTRKKQQTELIKLALEAKEDQRRNERESFLITAIPINSQAAHESSMHHGLSDPEYEEGVEVDEHENQLRVVAHHLVQSVTVLFPSALCSAVIDIITLLNDPAVTADGNSVCETAYQVIWDCLVEDCNLFLRFVLERLTRDNQEKMFKLLRHLIRFVPKLPHQAAFILYNYIIGYVMFYVRSPHEEGQIMIGSALSILWMVVHSVHGIMFKDLKQILRKEQCDGSILLTANVPSTKKVVVHGPQEQMSGGIPSQFPVQEDTQFFQILKESLDFFGIPEERHREFFLVNIKTRQIHNPTSYVRDYYFFKRSQYPQLELIQMDLTEAFNQLQSQELIHKFIEIGKVLLTWAILKNVDMVVQRVVFLHEELIKLPSFPRKALDADLDLYQGGNMGKELLGLDLLHKFIWVRLLARMFEAMAGNFAYSGDIHLFLNVLNGAVTLHSEDSCVLRYVMATYINAARNFKNIFSSNGYLLIIPTLLQLYASHHTNKIVTRSIEYTIKQFYLMNRKPFILQMFGSASSILDLDDATNVEDSSRVEANYFFKLILSLETASPDPIHISELIKEEKPLQAVDFCYQDEDDTITIQDCISLCVMVIAFSPETLRSYQMLLILEAILPCYLKHIQQPMYRDIERDVINQLIISIKTLINNSEALSKHYNGPQKTSQEPKDSSQRNCSKGLCSPTGGETKDLESNSKMFSERKIHKSPFDRDFLEFEMQVEEKYAALRNEFRRTRDVLLSVVTDFVVICHARLTELSRKYPQEGKPFEILDTRMQIRLGEVAHSLLKVSPYDPETMSCKGLLKYMTNILPIVDWAAEALRPTLLGILRRLDKTFNKIYKKPSIRRYTDWYAAGELIKGVYEILSEHPFIVHIPHFKALISTCQGIIVGDSGTTATAVVDNFQQSIIPVETPPPHFCAIVIRLLALHILAIGDNYTLEQSVGGMINIMSSQVKTESFLMNLFLPLCFRVGIGKKDMHCMRPCDIKFMLSVVLNSMSPPVKTTCLTFVQLTNVKQTSDLRTNSYTFNRDSKPAPTVSKSFFKVLFLALKIMLVCFECELALQYQRIAHTVKELMNVQDARASIWSFIEFIIVNRSPLFILLQPFILQRLGLINATEQETTSHNLLKEKLTEYTAITPLCRSSLLVELMNEMTELKQELDDRLDEQRTRSNNGLRNSCETQHRPSIINLLPGNSNPSYSVCTINTHRESISSVRSNLSSQESSIKNLGNMQRDSKNTDGDQTDIKHNEPRLQRSRAQSRKIFRFRQSRRMEVIQQGVKSQQQQTYDDMDKVQMMPSNCICECLSTRTVPMDEGRTSISKPDMIWEEDSHSAPSRTSSTSGYRENCSLLMMPMGSSDERSSSPVHLHHHHNCLTASCSTIMPADSPGSVATAAGCSDREMSGNDDVGSQQTIVTYEHEDTLL, encoded by the exons ATGGAAAACAATCCGTTGAATTGGAACGACTTGACCACGGCCAACGATCTGCCAGTCCCGATAAATCTCCAAAATTTCTTTTGGGGCTTGACCAG tgcatttaTTCGACCTAAAGTTGGTAAACTACATGAAAATTCGTGTTTG TTTTGTCAACATACTGCTGGACACCAC gaAATGAAAGAAGCATgcaag aCTTTTGAACGGTTATTAGTACTAGACTCTCAAATTGACTTGCCGCAAAAACTTAAAgacgaaattaaattattacccaGATGGAATATTATTCAAGCTTCATTCCCACACATAATACATTCTACAGTAGCTATTCTTCAAAACAg aaaaggAACAAACATACAATACATTGGGCCGATAGAGTCAAAACTATTACTTATTCTGCATTGGATAATTCAAGACGCGCCTGATGAGTGTGCGGATTCTGATTACGAAAAAGGGACGTTTCAAACTTTACCACATTATTACCTTTTTAATATTCCTACTATGacg ttatttatttatttgattgcaCCTCTAATAAATCAAGTTAAAGAATCAGATTTGATAACTAATGGATTAGAAAGTGGATTGAAAATGTGGCAAGCATTTTGGGATAATCGCACACCTAACATTGCAAGTTTTTCGGCACATTGTAAGCCAAAACCTAAATCTCTATGGTACAATCTTAAACGATTGTCACAAG aaaaactaAGGAATCAAGAATATAACAGTCGCACAATATCAGCATCTGTTAGTTCAcctcataatataaatcataacgaGTATTGTCAGAGTAAATCACTAGACGATGAG ATATGGATAACATCACCAAAAGAGAAATGTTTTCCAGAAACTATACCTGAAGAAAGTTCAAGTACGGAAGACGAACAAGTC GTGATTTTTCACATACCTCCATATGAAGAATACATCAATAATGCagacaatttacaaaataattaccaa GGTAAACCAAGTATATTTCAACTGCCAGTTGGTAAGTCAGACTCAATTTATACTTATGAAGATTTGGCAGCAATAACTTTACCTGAGATGAAgcaattacaaaaaaagatGAGAATAGG aaattcaaaaaaaaaaatgacaggTTCAAGCAGTTACAAAAGTTCAAGTTTCTTAACAGAAGAATCTGTTTCTATTGATTTGAATGCTGCCACGTTTTTAGATGTTGCCGTATTAAGATGTTTATTTGTTCCTCAATGGTGCGAAGAAGGTGTTTACTGGTctcttcaatttttataccatag ATTACAGAGtatcaatgaaaatataaaaattaaacaagaaCCTCGAAGACGCAGTAATTCATTGCCAATACCTAAAATTGAGGTATCATTTCATCATGAACCAGATTTTCGAGGAAGAATTGTAAAACCGAATTATTCGAACATATTTGACGCAGGCGATAATTCACCTG aaATGATCAAAGATAggaaaagaacattttttgaagATCGAGATGTAACGAACCTTCATTCAAGGCATGCCAGTGAACgaataaagaaaaagaaaaaaattgtggaCTTGAAAGCATTTGCAGTGGGACGTAAACTTTTGtcaaaatcagaaaaaaatttacaaaaaatagatTACATAAATGACGTGATGATGCTAGAGCCA tgTCATGATGGCTATGCAAATGAAGAATTACCAAAccctttaattaaaaaattagagtttttgtttcaaaacaataaaactggTTTTCTCAATAGAGGAAAGAGTCTTCCAAGtcttag agttaatgatataaaacacGTCAAAAGTTTCCTAAAtccaattattactataacggAACACTCTGGTATAACTTCTCCAGATATAAATTTCTACAAG gcaAAATTTTTTGACGAGTTTCCATTTGACAACGTATTTCCCCAAGGACAAAAACTATCTAAAGAATTTCGTCAGTCGAATTTAACAAGATCTCAAACTGATtcgaatataacatatattagcGAAGAAGTAGCAGAAGTTCCAGGctcattaaattacattacaaaAGATGGGGATGTTGATTTTGAAGTTGTGTTAAGG gcCATCCATTTTTCAGTGTATCAAGTAAACACTTGTAAAACATTTAGAGTGTGTGaagttgttattaatttactggAATTACTGTTGGATCTgggaatattaaatcaatcatGGCATGGAGATGTTTCTAAAGTTCCCAATActagtttacataatattagtccCGAATACTTGGTGCATTTATCGTACAGTAAACCATTGTCAGCACATGCACTTGCTATGAGCTCCATTATAAA aataatacaaaatttaggATGTCCTCATAGTTGTGGAGAAGGACATAGAGGACCTCCTGCAAATTTTGTACGGACCCAATGTCAATGTTTGCTAAATCGACTAAAACAATATGACAAACGTcaattttcaaactatttgagacattttgttaaaaacaactcacttacttttataataaattttattcattcataCATTGGATTCTGTACTGAACCAATGCAAATACTCTCACCCAtgt acaaCAAAAGGAAATCTCTTGATACGATATCCCAGATGAGTGGATCTCCATCCGGATATGGACCATCGATATGTAGTAAAGGAAATGAATATCATGTTATAAGTGTTATATTTAGAAGTCTTATTACTAGAGTTGTTATGTCATATAAAGAACTAAAACATCCTGAAAATACT gatatttataataccttaAGATTTTTAATCGGTTACGTCAAAGACACTCATTCATCAATATTTAGACGCGTGATGTTAAGTGGATTACTAGATACAGCAAATAGAAACAATGAAAAGCATTGCAATATTCAAACTACACGTGTAATTAG GCACATACCTATTCATGATCACGATGAGCATTCAAAATCTATTACGGAACCTTTTGTATTGGATAGAACAAATAGAaagcttttatttaaaaaaagaaatacaatAGCTAGTTATTCA aatgcttttgaaaatcaaattagCGATGATATTAGGAATCAAATGTCATCAGTTAGTctgaaaagaagaaaaaatccAATGCTAGTTTCTAAACCCAGTGAAGGAAGTATGCAATGttctaaaaaatcatatacaaATCGTTTACAAATCAAAGAAATAG ttaattggATTAGTTCAAAGTCAAGTGTTCACGAATGCCGTACAAGACCGCAGGGTTTAAGTTCTTCTTATGACTCATCTTCAGATGTAGGCTCATTAGTACGACAGGCAGCAAATTTACATCAATCATATTGCAGAGGTTCTAAAAAGAGTAGAACtgg AATGTCTCACACGTTTAAGAAAACTAAAAAGCGAATGGGCCaccatttaaataagtatgtttTTCGAAAAGGAAGAAAAAAGGATAAGAGTACTGAAGATTCTCAAGGAAGct ATTTAAGTCGCCGAGATTCTTTAGATGATGGGGATCACCCTCATCAATCAGAATTTGTCGTTTTAAAGGAAAGAAAATTAGTACAAATTAAACAGCTAAGAGCGGGAATTCAGCGGTTTTCAATAATGATGGAAATGTGTGGACCAGGATCTGTCCCAGATGCAAATTTCATATCTGCAGCATTTgatttg cCAAATACACCAGTTTTGGCAAGAGCAGTCTTTCTTTTGGAATGTTGTCATTTTGTACATGGCTGTAATAAAGGTCAATGGTCTACTTGGATACGAATGGTGAGACCTTctggtttaaattttaaacaatcagTAATTTCTGGAGCCAAGAAGTCTGTTGTCGTTCAACATAATGCTGGAAAACTTTTTCGCCAATGGGgagaa atTATTGCTGCACGTTTAGATGAAATGATTTCTGAGGATAAAAAACAATTGCCTCATGTTTTATCGTGTATTGCTGACGAAGCTAATCAACGAGAGTTACAAAATGAAGACGAAGAAGAAGATTTTTTGGatgaaa catCGGGAATTTCTCGGATGTTCAGTTGTCCAATGGTCCTACGGTTAATTGcatgtatgttatttttggaaataacTTCCTATCTACGGGAGACATATAGAAGTTTACCAAAAACTCGACCATCAAATCCTTACACGACATTACCGGTTACATCAAATGCTTGGGAAAGGGAAAGGCAATCTCATAGTAGAGAAGGACGACGATGGTCGATGGCTTTATCGTCGATGGGTCATTCACAAGCTTCTGCTCAAAGTTTACAATCGATTTCTGGTGAAAAGGATCAAG AGATGGAGAAAAGTGGAAATGAGCTTTTACAGAGTCATTTAAAACCAGAAGAGGAAGTTAGTCGAAAAAGTAGCGTCATTGTTGCTACAAATGTGTTGACCAAACTTCGCAGACACGCTAAACTAATTAAAGAAAAGCGCG CTCCCGCTGACAAAGGTAAAACGTGTCTGAAGCGAAACGATTGTGAATCTGGACAGTCAAATGAAAATTCTAATTCAAATGTTCATTTTAATcag TGGGACGAAACGAGTTCAGCAAACACAGATGATAAAAGAAATAAGGGGGCAAGTCAATCTACTGTTCATCCTTTGTCACAAAGAAAGAGCATGGCGGGATCAATTAAGCGATATAGTTTGAAATTACGAAGAAATACTAAAGAAGgaataaaagaaattatgtCTTCCGATGGAGATT atcgGAGCGATACGTCAGACGGTTGTGCTGCAGTAATACCTGGCGAAATTAGCGGAGAAGATGAATCGGGAGCCATGATGAGTGATGATCATGCGCCAACCAGCCCATGTGAAAGTAATGAAACTGACGATACGACATATTTTATGCCAtggttaaaa actgtaattcaaataaataagtcATTTGACCATAGTTGCACTCATCAGTCATTTTGTCATCCATTCTGTTATAAAAGACAGATGCGATCTTGTTCAAGACTTATTAAAGCTATCAGAAAG ttatacGGTGAAGAATTTGGCTTAATGGCTTCCCTAGAAGGCAGTGGGGATTTTGAAGAATTTGGCATGATAACTAAAATTGacgctaaaaaaaattttcaactatCAAGCTGTCAATCTTCTCCAAACAAACGAAAAGATAGTCTTGGGAAAATAGAAaa ttctaATTTACTTTACAATCTCGGAGAAAGTATGtcaagcaataaaaaaatgctgtTAAAATCTGATTCTAAGGttcatgaaaaaaatgatagtaAAAATACCAATGAAGATAAGAATGATCCtccaataattttgaaatacataaaaaatcaa gtACACGACATTTTTCATTGTTCAATGGCCTTATTGATAAAAGCAGCTGTTGTATTAACGGAGGAACAAGTTCTGGATATTTTACCAATTGCATGGGAATTTTTACTAGACCCTAACCAAGAATTGGTGGCGTCATCTTCGACTTTGTTTATTATAGCAGCATTTAAAGCTCCTCAAAAATGCATTGAACTAATTAGCAGCAGTTTAACTAATAAAGATCCTATAATTAGAGCCAAtgcaattttaaa atttcatattttatggaaaaacCGATTTCAACCATGGCCTCGAATGGAAGAAGGAGCACATAATTCATTCAGAATACCTCCACCAGGAATTGAATTTACTTTAACTTCACCTAAAATTGGAATAGAATGTTTACCCATCGTTGATCCTCCTTGGATGCCTCAAGTGGAAACCAAAGTAGAAGAAGTGACAATTGGTCAGGATACACAT cgaTCATTAGTAACAGCGACTAAAACACGTAAAAAACAGCAAACAGAACTTATTAAATTGGCTTTAGAAGCTAAGGAAGATCAAAGAAGAAACGAACGAGAAAGTTTTCTCATCACAGCCATTCCTATTAACAGTCAAGCAGCACACGAGTCAAGCATGCACCATGGTTTATCTGATCCAGAATACGAAGAAG GCGTTGAAGTTGATGAACATGAAAACCAATTACGTGTTGTGGCACATCATTTAGTTCAATCTGTAACTGTGTTATTTCCATCTGCTCTTTGTTCTGCAGTTATCgatatcataacattattaaatgatcCTGCCGTTACAGCAGATGGTAATTCAGTTTGTGAAACAGCTTATCAG GTCATATGGGACTGTCTGGTTGAAGACTGTAATCTATTTTTACGTTTCGTGTTGGAAAGACTAACCAGGGACAAtcaagaaaaaatgtttaagttgtTACGTCATTTAATACGATTTGTACCAAAACTACCCCATCAAGCTgcgtttattttgtataattatataattgggtatgttatgttttatgtGAGATCACCACATGAAGAAGGTCAAATTATGATTGGTTCGgctttatctattttatggatg GTTGTCCATAGTGTGCATGGTATAATGTTCAAAGACTTGAAACAAATACTACGAAAAGAACAATGTGATGGTTCAATATTACTTACAGCTAATGTTCCTTCTACAAAGAAAGTTGTAGTGCACGGTCCTCAAG aaCAAATGTCTGGAGGTATTCCATCACAATTTCCTGTGCAAGAAGATACACAGTTTTtccaaattttaaaagaatccTTAGATTTCTTCGGTATACCCGAAGAACGACACAGAGAGTTTTTccttgttaatattaaaacac gtcaAATTCATAATCCTACTTCTTATGTAagggattattattttttcaagagATCACAATATCCTCAACTAGAATTAATCCAAATGGATCTTACTGAAGCCTTCAATCAGTTACAAAGTCAGGAGCTTATAcacaaatttattgaaataggaAAAGTACTTCTCACTTGGgcgattttaaaaaatgttgatatg gtcGTACAAAGAGTGGTATTTTTACACGAGGAATTAATTAAACTTCCTTCATTTCCTAGAAAAGCATTAGACGCAGATCTCGATTTATACCAAGGTGGTAATATGGGAAAG GAATTATTAGGATTGGATTTATTACACAAGTTTATTTGGGTTCGATTACTGGCCCGGATGTTTGAAGCAATGGCTGGAAACTTTGCTTATTCGGGTGATATTCACTTGTTTTTGAACGTATTGAACGGAGCGGTTACATTGCACAGCGAAGATTCATGCGTATTACGTTATGTAATGGCTACGTATATAAACGCCGCACGcaacttcaaaaatatattttcaagcaacgg GTATCTATTGATTATTCCCACACTACTCCAACTATACGCAAGTCACCatacaaacaaaattgttaCTCGATCAATTGAATACACTATTAAGCAGTTTTACTTGATGAATCGTAAACCATTCATATTACAAATGTTTGGCAGTGCATCTAGTATACTAGACTTGGACGATGCAACAAATGTTGAGGATTCAAGTCGC gttgAAGCTAATTACTTTTTCAAATTGATATTGAGCTTGGAAACTGCATCTCCCGATCCTATTCATATTAgtgaattaataaaagaagAAAAGCCGTTACAAGCGGTTGACTTTTGTTATCAAGACGAAGACGATACTATCACAATACAGGATTGTATATCTctatgtgtaatggttatagCATTTTCACCTGAAACGCTACGCTCATATCAAATGCTC cTTATTTTGGAAGCCATTTTACCATGTTATTTGAAACACATTCAGCAACCAATGTACCGGGATATCGAAAGAGACGTAatcaatcaattaataatttctataaaaacattaattaataacagtgAAGCACTATCAAA ACATTATAACGGTCCACAAAAAACTAGCCAGGAACCAAAAGATTCTAGCCAAAGAAATTGTAGTAAAGGACTATGTTCTCCAACTGGTGGTGAAACAAAAGATCTGGAAtcgaattcaaaaatgtttagtgagcgtaaaattcataaatctcCATTCGACAGAGATTTTTTGGAATTTGAGATGCAAGTTGAGGAAAAATATGCg gcTTTAAGAAACGAATTTCGACGAACTAGAGATGTCCTGTTATCAGTTGTTACAGATTTTGTGGTTATATGCCATGCCAGACTTACTGAATTAAGTCGAAAATATCCTCAAGAAGGGAAACCTTTTGAAATTTTAGACACACGAATGCAAATC aGATTAGGTGAAGTGGCTCATAGCTTATTGAAAGTATCGCCTTATGACCCAGAAACGATGTCGTGTAAAGGACTACTTAAGTAcatgacaaatattttaccaatagTTGATTGGGCAGCCGAAGCTTTACGTCCAACTCTCTTAGGAATTCTTAGGAGACttgataaaacatttaataaaatttacaaaaagcCATCTATCAGA AGATACACTGATTGGTATGCTGCAGGGGAATTAATAAAAGgtgtttatgaaatactgTCGGAACATCCATTTATCGTACATATTCCACATTTCAAAGCTCTTATTTCCACTTGCCAA GGTATTATAGTTGGCGATTCAGGGACTACGGCTACTGCGGTAGTTGATAATTTCCAACAATCTATTATACCAGTGGAAACACCTCCTCCGCATTTTTGTGCCATTGTCATACGTCTATTGGCATTACATATTTTGGCAATAGGG GATAATTATACGCTGGAACAATCAGTTGGAGGAATGATAAACATAATGTCATCGCAAGTTAAAACCGAAAGCTTTCTAATGAATCTATTTTTACCACTCTGTTTCAGAGTAGGTATAGGAAAGAAag atatgcATTGTATGAGACCATGTGATATCAAATTTATGCTCTCGGTCGTCTTAAATTCAATGAGCCCACCCGTAAAAACAACGTGTCTGACATTTGTGCAGCTTACAAACGTAAAACAAACGTCTGATTTGCGGACAAATTCGTATACATTCAACAGAGATTCAAAACCAGCTCCAACAGTTTctaaatcatttttcaaagttttatttttag CTCTGAAAATAATGCTTGTGTGTTTCGAATGCGAGTTGGCTTTGCAATATCAACGTATAGCGCATACTGTGAAAGAACTTATGAACGTGCAAGACGCCAGAGCATCCATTTGGTCTTTTATTGAGTTTATCATTGTTAACCGATCACCTCTCTTTATTCTTCTTCAGCCTTTCATTTTACAAAGA TTGGGATTAATAAACGCGACCGAACAAGAAACAACATCACACAATTTGCTTAAAGAAAAACTTACAGAGTATACTGCCATTACACCGTTATGTAGAAGTTCTCTTCTTGTCGAATTAATGAATGAAATGACTGAGCTCAAACAAGAACTAGATGATCGATTAG atGAGCAACGAACAAGATCTAATAATGGTTTGCGAAATTCGTGTGAAACTCAACACCGAccatctattataaatttgctGCCCGGAAACTCAAACCCCTCGTACAGCGTATGTACCATAAATACACACAGAGAATCAATATCTAGTGTACGCAGTAACTTGAGTAGCCAAGAAAGTTCCATCAAGAATTTGGGAAATATGCAAAGAG attctAAAAATACAGATGGAGACCAAACCGATATCAAACACAACGAACCCCGTTTACAACGTTCAAGAGCACAGAGTCgaaaaatttttagatttcgTCAAAGCCGTCGTATG